CGTTAACCGGGATATTTCCGTTTTCAATTCCTTGTTCTCATCCGCAGCTGCCTTGTACTCGTTTACGATTCCGGAAAGCGTAGATATTTCTTGTCCGCGTTGCTCAACGATTAAGCCCTTATCCCGGACGGACTCTTGTAGTTGCTCAACTAGCTTTGCTTGAGATCCGTTCTCTTTTATGAGTCGCCCCATCTCGTCAGCCAGAGCCTTCACTTCTTTCTTCATTTCAGTAATCTCTTGCTCTTGCGCGAATATAGTTTCTGCGCGGTTTGCTAGAGCATCCGTATGCTGCTGAGACAGATTGAGCCGTTCTGCAGCCTCCGTATTAATCATACCGATAAATATCTCTGCGTTCCGACGTGTATGATATTCCAATTCATCTATTTGTTTTGCGTACCCGCTTCCTGTACCTTGCTTGAGCAATTGCAGCTCATACATCGACGCCAACTGCTCTATGAAAGCCTCCTGAGTCTCTAGGCCACTCTCCTCCGCCAGACGTTCAAGTTTCACTTTTAAATCGTTGGTAATTTTGTATGCTTTAGTTGTTTTAGCTTCGGTCGACGACATCTAAAAACTCCCCTTTTTTTTCGTAGGTTTACTTATAGACCTTATATTATCATAGGTTAACCGAGTTTACTAAGGTTAACTTGTCGTACATTTATCTAGTGGCTGACTAGGAGCGGGTGCCGCTGCGCGGCAGAATATGCTCGATCGATCGCCTTTGTGGCTTCATCCTGAGTTGTATATAAATCTACCAAAATGGTAAGGATAGGTACATGAGCTGAATGAACGACAAATCAAGATAGATGCTAATGGTCACCCTCTGGAAACATTGTAAGCCCGGGAAAAACGGGGGGCGCTCAGAACCTAAAGCTTGGTGGCCGAAAGGCCTGTTTGGTCGGAAGGCTTCACGAATATAACGCGCGCGCACAAGTTCGGTACATATAGCTTGTCTATTTGATATTGTCTACTTGGCTCGGAGGTCGCACCTACCGAGCTATTCGTCATACCCTCTTCTCTTTATTCTCTTGATTATACTACCAAACAAGCGACAAATGTGTATTTGGTGCTTGTTTATTCAATCAAGTCCCCCCTTCGTACCGATACACAACTAAAAAAACAAGAAAAATGATGCATTATGTCGTTTCTATTATCCTATCATAAAATTAATAGGTTAACTTTTAGTTCCCATTATTACAAGGGTTTACCGAGTTTACTAGGTAAACTAGCCGTTGTGCCACAATATTCGAAATTCTCTAGGCTCAAATGCTTTGAGGCACTGCTATATCAAATTGAATGGTTTAGCATTAATTAGGGGGGGCATCAAGCTTTGGATATGCCACAGAGCCGAAGCAATGGGCATCCACAATTCTTTATAAGGTGCCTTCATAACTCAACGGAACGCAACTTGTGAGCCTTGTTTTGCTCCACACTGGCCGCAGCTAGTAGTTCATGATTTATCGTCCCGTTTGACTTTACATTCCCATTTTGATCTTGATGATTCCAAACTGCAATATCCAATCATTTAGACTTACCCCAATAAAAGAAACAGCGGCAAGCCTTGGACGAGAAAATAAAGTCCTAGACTACCACTGTTTTATTGAGCTATCATTTTCTGTTAGCGAAAGGGTGCTGCCGTTCATTTTGACAGCCCGCAAATAAATAAAAGGAACCTTACTTTTTCGCTTTCTTGCTTTTTTTTCTCTCTTTTCTATTGTGCTTCTTCAAAATGTGGGAAGGATCATAGCTGCCATTTTCCCTTTGATATTTTTTCAAGCTTAGCAACATTGGGATTGTCACGACTATAAGCATCCAAAAAGCAATCTCAAAACCTGATTGCATCAAAAAAGGGCTACTTTTAATAGCACTATGCAAAAAGTAAAAATCAAGAAGTGTAAGAAATAATAATTTCTTAGTCAATTTAAGACCAAGTTCTTGTTCCCTGTTTGAAATGGTCATGAGTTCTAAGAAATGCAAGAAAAGATAATATCATAAATATATATCCGTTAGTTTTCATTCCAATATAAGATTGAGCTAAAAATTCTATAATGTGAAAGAGAATAAAATGCCCTACTAGCAATTGATCTATTGTTTCATTATGTTGGTTCGCTATCCACTTTAATACAATCGCAATCGTTGGCATTGAAAGAATTGGTAAAAATAAGTACAACCTAAGTAAGTGGAGCTTTTTCCGCTCTTCCCATCTAGGAATGATGAATAAGATATCCAGATACTTTGCGATATTCTGGCGAAATTTCAGGATTGAAATACCAACACTACTTTCATATTTATTCATCATTGTGCCTCCTATTCAAATTGGGACTATACCTAATATATCGTCAGATATCTGATTAAAATCAAGGCGTATTTATCATATTCTACAGCAGAGGATTAGAAAAAAGAAGTAACCGCATGGAAGCAGTTACTTCATTTTTGCCCTGGATCATCGCTTAAGCGATATAATCATCTTTATCGATGAAACTCTTGTCACCGCTTCTTTGACTACTACACATTTTGCAGTAAGTTTGTTGTTCCGCAACGTTTGCAGGAACACTTATATTTGTTTTTTTCGCAATACAGGTGCGATGCTGGCCACCAGTAAATGTGTAATGGCCACATGCAGTGTTATGCTGGATATCTACGCTACATTGAATACCTTTCTGTTGAAAAGACTGTAGCAGATTCCTGCAGTAAGAGACGGATGAGTCCGAACGATTATCTTTGTCTTGAATTAGATATTCTTGGAGTTCCTGCGGACTCAGCTCAAGCGAGCACTTACCCGTTCTCCTCATAAAACAATCATGCTCTGACAGATGATAAACAAATTCCTTGTTCGTTGGATCCAGCATCGTTTTATAACGATCGGATCCAGTTAATTGATGCAGTTCAGTAGATGCTTCTACTATACTTTTGGACTCACACAATACGCTAAAAATGATCTGGTATCCCTTTGCCACCTTATTTGCAGCAAGATGCTTTGCAATTATACCGGTGAGATAGCTAATTACTTCAACTGGTTTAATCCAACCCTGCATGGTTGAATCCATCTTACTAACTTTTTCATGGATGGATTTTAATTCTATCAGTCCATCTTCATAATTGAGCGTTGAGTAACGAACATGTTGCTCCATATTCCATATTGATTTATGGATCTCCATGTAAAGGCTAAGTGCATCGACATCTTCCTCTACTAATGGCAGCATTTTCCATTGCCGTCTTCCTTAACGCATAAAATGGCGCCAGCTTGCTTTGTTAGCGTGTCGTTGGGACCAACTAAGGCATACAGAATCTCCCGATCACTTCGGCCTGTGCCATATTTATCCCAGAGGTACACACGCTTATGCTGCTTGTACTTGCTCTTGAATCGCCACATTGAGACTTTTCCGTTAAGTGCTTCCTCGAGTCTTTGATTCCCTTCAAAAATCAGAACGTGCATACAATTCTACCTCCATAATATTTTTCCCAATTGGATCTCCTGAAACGCAAAAACTCCCTATGGGATGATTGCACCTTAACGGGTATAGCAAAAACCCGTTTAGCAATAACATCCCATAGGGAGTCGAACTTGCCGCATATGCGGAAATGACGTGAGATCGTCTGAGTTACATAATCCCATTTTACAACATTTACTATACTTTGAAAAGATTCAATACGAAACTTCTGTTGTAAGACTTTGGAGTTTATAAAGGGCTTCATAGCTTGTCGTTTGTCTCTTTCGCAACTCTTTGACTATACTTATTTGAGGGTTCTCTTTAGTTGCATTATTTCTGTCTTTAGGGATTCCACATGATGATCTGTAGCCTTACCTTTTAACTCAAGTCCGTTCAGTACGGTATTCCCCTTTATGCCCATTGTTGTGATGCTCGACCTAATAGCTATATCTATATCTAACTTAGGATCAAACAGTATTTTTGACCACTTTTTGTCAAGGACAATAGAAGCCTCTGCAAGAGCCCTCAGATCACCATTAATATCAATCAATTCAAGATCATTATTTATCTGTGAAAGTATACTACTCTCCGTGGTTTCAGACGGCGCCTGTGTTGGTTTGGACGATTGAATAACAGCAGGCTTCGATGTCGCCGATGCTTCCGTTGGTTTGGACGATTGAGTAACAGCAGGTTTTGATGTCGCCGATGCTTCCGTTGGTTTTATTGTTGGGGAAGGCTGGACCGGTGCCTCTGTTTGTGTGGCTGTAGGCGTGGGTTCGGCAGGATTCATAGTTTGTGTATTAATCGGTTTTGGATCAGGATTAAATGTCACGGGTGTTGATTCAGTTGTGATTTCAGGTGTTTTAGAAGCCGGTGTTGGGCTTGGTTGTCTCGAAGAAACGGCTGCTTGGTTTTGACTTCCAGAGTCTTTACGAATCGAATTGGCGTATGTTTCTACTCCAATTGAAGCTAAAATACATAATGTTCCGATGATGACAAATATGTTCTGTTTTCTCATCCTGCGATATCCTTTCTTTCCTCAATCGATTTTTCGATCAGCCTCACCAAGGTTTCATGAAGATCCGGTGAGTAACCTTCGTAATGCGGTAGGTCTTGTATGTATGAGATCAGGGCAGCATCTTTTATTACATCAAAGTTTTGCGGCTTCCCTGCGACAGTAGACCGATCGTTTGCGATACAAAGCACTCCTAGGATGGGGACATTCGCTAATCCATTATCATTCAACAATCTTTGAAATAAAATATCGTGATGAAGCATTTGTGCATTTGGATCTTTTATCACATCTTCTTTAAGTAGGTTTCCGTATGAATCTTTTTTTGTTCGTTCAATCCCGTTGGGTGTAAATCGAAGTTCCCCGCTGTAATTTTTCGTCTCAACATGAATCAAACCTTTGGACCCAACAATTAGATGATCAATCTCATGTCGCATTCCTCCATGTACTACATAAACGCCATTCCAAACGAAGTATTGCTTTTCATCCAAATACCTGAGATGGAAGCTGACCTGTTCTTCCGCTCGATTCGCAGCTTCTTTTTGAGCAACCTTTATCTCTTGCCTTTTTTTCCTCTCAGCTGCAGCCTTCTGTTCCTTGTTTGTTTGTATATAGTGATTTAAGAATGATCGGAGTTTAGGCAGTATACCTACTGATAGAAAAACAAAACCAATCAAAAATAGTACTAACGCGAACCCATCAAATATATTCATAATAACCTCCTATGAGCAAGTAGTTGTGTCACAGCTAAAGCATAATGGCATGGAAACTATGACATTATGCTTTAGCTATGGTAGAGGAGTAATACAGACTCAAGAATACCAGTCAAATACTTTTATTTTCATTGAACAACATCTCATATCAAGGCTGCCGTACAACACTTTTAATATACCAACTACTTTTACCAGTTGTGGCATCGTTGATGATGTTGTCTAGTAGGACCGTGTAAATCTGATCTCCACCTTTTTTCATCTTTAATTGAACTTTAAAACTCTTCTCATTTGTGCTTTTGGAATCAATTGGAGTCGAAGTATACGACACCATATCACCGGGACGAAAGATTTGAACGAAACTTTCCATGACTTGGCGTGAATCTTTATCCTTTTGATTTGAGATGGCAACCATCAAAATATTGGGATCAAAAAGAGCAGCAGCTCCATCTAATTTCCCCTCATTTATTAAGGTTAGAAACAGATCAACCTTGTCCAATGGACTATTTGGCTGCACAATTTTTGATTGATCCACTTTTCCGGTATTTACATCAGGAATTTTACTAAAGCCGGGATCAATTTCCTGATTTGCTTCAGCCTGCTTAGTTATTAACCAAAATTGTTCCTTTTGGTGACCATCATCCTCTACAAGAAGCTTTAACGTGAAAGAAAAGCTTTTCGTCTGCAGAGAGTTAAATTTTACATTCACATTTATATTTGCTTCAGTTTCGCTGATGTTAGTTCCTGTAATTTCTAAGTTCGCTGCTGTCTTTTTTGGAAACAGAGTTACGTATTTTTCTACTGCAGCATGCGCGCTTAATCCCTTTTGATTTGATGTATATTCAAGTAGCTTGTTTGGTTCAACTAAGCTGGCTGCATTATCAATATCTCCATCATTGATGTATTGAAGATATCGGGTGATTACTTGACCTGGCGTCTCCTCTTTCTTGATTTCATCACCGACAACAGGCCCACCTTTTTGTATCTGATCCGATGAAATATCGTGTTGTTGCGGCGATTTCAATGAAGTAGATGAATGTGGGGAGTGGCTATATATAATAAGACAGATGATAATTACGAGCCATAATCCACCTATACCGATTACCCATTTCATTTTCTTTTCGGCCCCTTTATTTGTGTAAGTAGCCAATGGGATTCACTGGCGTATTGCTTTCTCCAACTAAAACCTCAAAATGTAGATGGACACCATTAGAAAGACCTGTTTGCCCCATTATACCGAGCGATTTTCCTTTTTTCACTTGATCACCGGCCTTTACTTGGAGGGATCCCGCTACCATATGGCTATAACGGGTACGTATGCCATTCCCATGGTTAATAAGAACACTATAACCATAACCGTCATTGCGGTCACCTGCACCTTCAATTACTCCATCTTCAACGGCATAAATAGGGTAGCTTACATTGTTATTCCGATCATCGGGGGTTCGAGAAATATCTTGCCCTTTGTGCAATGCTTCCTTCCCTTTCGTATCATCGTAACGCCAGCCATAAGGGCTTCCAAGAATAGCTTTGGTGAGCGTTGGGAAGATCCAAGTGTTACTGCCTGGAATAACAGGTGCATCTGCTATTGATCCACCGGAAGAACCACCGCCGCCGTAACTGCCACTTGCATTTAACATTTTAAAGGCATCCTGATAAAAACCGTTGTAGCTACTTATAAGTGAATGACCAGGATCATTTTCATTGATCGATAACATGGCCATTGCTGCATCATCAGTACCGAAGTTAAGTTTCTTGAGAATCGCATCGAATTTCGTAAAGTCAGGAGTTCCACATCCGGGCGAAAGTCCACCTGTAGTATCACCGATCGGTCCCGAATAGCCTACATCTTCGTAGGGCTGACCTGTTGCTGAATCAATACCTTTATCGAGATCGTACTGGGTTAAGTTATATTCGTGAATCAATGACCTAAGATTATAAGAGTAATTTACATCGGTTGCATAACCTGCCGCTTGTAACCCATTCGCAAAAGAATACGGATTTTTTTGAGATAGTACTGGCTTATATCTGCCATTGTCGAGCAAAAACTTAGAATGTCCATGGAACCCTTCCGTTGCATTTGCATAGACTCGGAAATTTGCATTGATGGTATATTCGTTTCCGTATTTATCCTGTTCCTTTGTTTGATATGACACAACGGGCCCTGTCCAACCATCTCCATTTTGTGCTTTAATCCCGAAGAAATTGTAATATTTTGATGCTAACTCACTGGGTTGCCAGCCACTTTCTTGAACCAGTTGAGCCAAAGTGATGGCAGCAGGAATACCGCTTTTTCTCTCCTCCTCTGTAGCAGCGGGACCATAAAGGATAAAAAGGGGATGTGACTTGCCTGATGGTTGTCCGTTTACCGTTCCACCGCTTGCCGAACCAGTTGATGTTGAAGGCATAGAGCATCCTTGTGCGTCTCTTACCCAAAATGTTTTGGTGACCGTTGTGTCACCTGAAGATTCTGTAGTAGTCTCTTGATGATAGGTTATGATCTCTATTCGATTCCAGGCATGCGCCTTGACCAAAAGTTTAACGATTTCCTCACTTGTCGATGTTGTTGTGTATTCACGCTCTTCAGTATGAGATTCACCATCTCCATCATCAATAGTCACCGTCTCCGTATGTCTTGTCACGGTTGTGGTGGTATTTGTAAATTTTTGATATGTAAGATCAGGCTTCAAAGCTGAAGCAATGGGATTAGGGTCTATATCAGTATTTTCTAAATTATTTATAGTAATTCGAATATTATCGATCGATTGAACAACAAGCGTTGGTGGGCGATACTCTGGTAAATCAGTTGTTCTTACGACGGCCGACTCATACTGATTTCTTAGTTTCTGTGCGAGTTGACCGTTATCATCATCACTTAGCCATCCAAACGAGATTGAGGCATATATGATGCCCCCACCTACGATGATAACAAGCAGCCCTATGATAAGAGCGGGAACACCCAAATATATTAGGGCACCGGCAATTACCTTTGCAATAAGCTTCATGATTATTTTTGCTAACATCTTAACAAGTTTTTTTGCGATTTCCTTTAGTGCCTTCTTTGCCATCGATTTGGCAAAGTCTTTACCGGTCTCTAGCACTTTTCTGCCTACGGAAGGCGCCGAGGACTCTTCTTGATCGTTGTGTGCCGCCATTCCCGCCTCACCTCCCGAATAAAAGCCCCCCGTCCGGACTGACGGAGGGCAACATATAATTAATGATGGTTACCGGAAGGATCAAGTCGTTTGAGCTTGCTTCTTAGGAACAAAATTCCGGCGTCTTAAATCCACTGAGGCATCTTTTTGCGACGGACTGATAAACAGGTTGGCATCCATTGTCTTCCCGTTATAGGCCGACTTTCCTTGCTCATTATGCAAATAAGAAGCATTGACATATTCAACCTTGTGCCCTCCATCCTTACCCGCTCCAGAAGTGCCGGGCATAGGAACGGCTTCTTTAACAGGAGTAAGTCGTACAGAGTTCCCTTTTCCTTGAATTTCATAAGGAGTAACAACGGTTTCTCCCTTACTCAGAGTAGCGTTTCCGCGACCTAGATTAGAGATAGGTTTAAATTCACCTGTTGCTTGATCTTGAAAAGCGAGAACACTTGAATTTGCTGTTTCAAGTGCGAATACGTTTTTGATTCCTGCCTGATCTCTCATATCCGTCAGTGTCGAAGGAGTAAGCTTTCTTCCAGCTTGGGAACTGCGAGCCATGCTATCGCCTATTGCATATCCTCCTCGGCCCAATACCATCTCGCCAACTGCGCCTGCTCTTTCAGCAGAACGTTCACGTTTTTCCCCCAAATTAGCTGCTTTTTGTTCCGCTGTCAAAGGCTGAGGATTGCGCTTCGCTTCGACTCGTCCTAAACCACCCTGGGCAGCAACATGGGCGGATTTGGCAGTTTTGGCTGACCAATCACCGTCTCTATTGGTCATCTGTCCATAGGCATCACTGAAGTTCGAAGGGAATTCTGCGACCCTCTTACCGGCTGCAGCAGCACCTTTGCCAGCGGCTCTACCTCCGACATATCCTGCTACTCCTGACCGATAGCCGGCGCCATCCCCTACGGTTTCCCCAATCTCGCCTCCGATGTATGCACCTGCACCACCCATACCTGATCCTGCAAATCCAAATGCCATTCTACCTGCAGCTCTTCCGAAGCCGGCACCAATCTCCCCGGCTGCACGTAGTTTACGTTGTTGCATCGAAATGGGACGTCCAGCTCCAAGATCTGCCTCACTGCCTCCGTATGAGGCTCCAGCTGTACCTCCTCCTCCTGCGGCCATGTTGCCACCCATACCAGGAAGCCCATGACCTCCACCAGAGGACTGTTTATTATCGATAGGTAAACCTTTATAAGCTTTAAAGCCGTTGCCTAATCCCTTTCCGACTGTCATCATGCCTTTTGTCAGGTTCATCATACCAGCTGCTCCGACAAGTGTGCCTGCAGCTGCAAGCTTCCCACCGGTTTGTGAAGTCGCTCCGAAAATAAAACGAATACTTTCGGATATCGGGATAAATAAACAGAGTCCGACAACCATTTGGAACCATCCCATTTGGTCATCTATCATGTGAAAGTAAATCCAATACAGAACGGCGTGAATCGCTTGTGCAACGATCTGTGCCCATAGTTCTTTCCAAGCAGTCATAGTAACCCCATGTAACATGGGATAGAACATACAACTAATCCATAGCGGAGCAAGAATGATCAAAATCGCAATCATAAACTTGCGCTGTAGATAGAATACTTCCCACCAGATAGATACCCCACGAACGGTTAGTGAACAGGCGGAGCGGGCAATAGGAGAAGTCAGCTCACTCGTATTCTGACAAAGGCTGTTCATTTCGACTCGGCCGGAAATGCTCCGTCCATCATTTGGAATAGCATTTCCCATATTATCAACAACGGCCTGAGGGGCTTTTAAATCGTTAAAAGCCATATCCCTGATGCCGTTGTTCAAAGCAAATAACGAGGATGTAATCGTAAAAAACTGTGCAATCAGGATGGTAGCTACCAAAGTTTTTACTAAGGCATCATTAACTTCGAATTTTAGTGTAGAAGATATTCTGCTGTAAGAAAGTAGCACGCCTGACTTAATAACTGAGGCACAGATGAATGCGAATGATAATCCGGCAAACATCCAAAATCCCCGATATATGACTGTATTAAATTGCTGTGTCGTAAACATTCCCCAGACCGATCGATCAGCACATGACTTGAAAAAGGTCCCCGCGATTCCGCAACCGTTATAAAATATGTGATCGGCAGGGTCGTGAATTCCGCCTAGTACTCCAAGTAAGAAATCCAGAATCCAAGTAATCGGTGCCGTATACCACGGATCGCCACTACCTGCGAGTGCGACAGGGGCAAAGATTGACGAAACTATTGAGACTAGTCCCAGGGAGATTATTAATCTCTTCGACTTCTTATTTCTCGTTTTTAATCTCTCCGGTGGCTCCTTGCTTCCTTTTTTTAAAGACTTGGCCATGTTAGCCCACCTCCGGAAGCAGTCCTTGCTCTTGCAACCAATCGGGGTCCGTGTCGATAAAGCGTCTCATTTCTTTGCTGACGGTTACTTTAATAAATGCAGAACTACCACCTACTCGCATGATTCCTTCTCCGCGTGAGTCATCTTCCTCCCGCTCCGGAGGACGGCGGCATATAACCTCAAGCTCTCCTTCGGATAAATTAAAAATACTCTTCAATTGCAGCTTTTCATCATTAGAGATTTGCCCGATGCGGAGGAATAATGCGGTT
This portion of the Paenibacillus sp. V4I7 genome encodes:
- a CDS encoding nuclease-related domain-containing protein, whose protein sequence is MNIFDGFALVLFLIGFVFLSVGILPKLRSFLNHYIQTNKEQKAAAERKKRQEIKVAQKEAANRAEEQVSFHLRYLDEKQYFVWNGVYVVHGGMRHEIDHLIVGSKGLIHVETKNYSGELRFTPNGIERTKKDSYGNLLKEDVIKDPNAQMLHHDILFQRLLNDNGLANVPILGVLCIANDRSTVAGKPQNFDVIKDAALISYIQDLPHYEGYSPDLHETLVRLIEKSIEERKDIAG
- a CDS encoding glucosaminidase domain-containing protein — translated: MAAHNDQEESSAPSVGRKVLETGKDFAKSMAKKALKEIAKKLVKMLAKIIMKLIAKVIAGALIYLGVPALIIGLLVIIVGGGIIYASISFGWLSDDDNGQLAQKLRNQYESAVVRTTDLPEYRPPTLVVQSIDNIRITINNLENTDIDPNPIASALKPDLTYQKFTNTTTTVTRHTETVTIDDGDGESHTEEREYTTTSTSEEIVKLLVKAHAWNRIEIITYHQETTTESSGDTTVTKTFWVRDAQGCSMPSTSTGSASGGTVNGQPSGKSHPLFILYGPAATEEERKSGIPAAITLAQLVQESGWQPSELASKYYNFFGIKAQNGDGWTGPVVSYQTKEQDKYGNEYTINANFRVYANATEGFHGHSKFLLDNGRYKPVLSQKNPYSFANGLQAAGYATDVNYSYNLRSLIHEYNLTQYDLDKGIDSATGQPYEDVGYSGPIGDTTGGLSPGCGTPDFTKFDAILKKLNFGTDDAAMAMLSINENDPGHSLISSYNGFYQDAFKMLNASGSYGGGGSSGGSIADAPVIPGSNTWIFPTLTKAILGSPYGWRYDDTKGKEALHKGQDISRTPDDRNNNVSYPIYAVEDGVIEGAGDRNDGYGYSVLINHGNGIRTRYSHMVAGSLQVKAGDQVKKGKSLGIMGQTGLSNGVHLHFEVLVGESNTPVNPIGYLHK